The DNA region TTTTCCATTCCTTTTATTCCAAGTTGTGTTTTTATCTGTCCTACCTTTACGCCTTTAGCAAACATCTCTTTAAAGAATCTATCTATTAATATATCTGTTTCTTTTTGCTTTTGAACTGGTCCAAACGGGTTAGCAAAATATGAATCAACTATTCCAACTTCACTTGTAGTTCCTTTAGCCATTCTTTTACCTGCTTTAAAAATTTCTATAGCTTCCTCTGGATTAGAGAAAAACTCCAACTCATTATCCTCAGCTTTATCATAGTTATTAGCATAGAAGAAGAAATCTACTGGATATCCTTTCATTATATCGTTATATGATGCTATTGGAATAATAATTCTTGAGTTTTTCTTGTCTGGATTCATAAATATACTTCTGTCAATCTCCTTATAAGCATATCCTGTATCCAAGTCATCTAATCTAACGAAAGCTCCTATCTCTGTTCCAAATCCTAGAGGTGCTCCTCCTTTAGGATTTAAAAGAAGCGTTCCCATGTCATCAAAGATAACCTTCATATCTTTTACATACTGTTCACTTAGATTTCTAAAAGCCTCTAAACTCTCTGACTTACCAGCTCCACTATCTCCCATGATAACTACATTATATTTTTTACCGTTTTTCATAATGATATTTACCATAGCTCCATGTATAGGAAGTCCACCTTTTTGTATCATTCTTAGGTTATGAAGAGTTAATATCATCTTTTTCATATATCCAAAATAATCAATATCTTCACTATAGTTTGCATAACCGATTATCATATTATTTTCTTTATCATCATAGAAAACCGTTTTCATTTCTGTATCATAGTCCTTTACTCCATATACATATATGATATCTGGTCTTCTATTTTTATACTCTTCCTCTCTAGCTAACTCAAACAAGTTACATAGTGCAATACCTTGAGACATAAAATATCTATCAAAATAGATAAAAGCTAGCGATTCTCCTACTTTTGCAGGATAACAAAACCAATTTTCCTCATTTATACATACATCTTTCAATGGATTTTCAAATACTTCTTGGAAAATTCCAGTTCTTGTATTTCTTTTTGGATAAGTTATAAATGGAGGTTGTAAAATAATTGTTTCTATAAAAGGAACCCTTTCTAAGAATGAATACTCAGCGGGACAGCTTCTATTCATATCATTTAAAATAATACCAGCATTTATTCCAGCACTAAGCTGTCTGTATACTCTATGTTTATATCCCATTATTGTTTCTTCAATTTGTCTATATGTACTAAGAATAAGATTTTTAAAATTATTTATAGCATCAATAAAGTTAACGTTTTGTAATCCCTCTCCTTTTTTGCTATTTCTTACTATTGCATATCTTTCATATTTTCTCCAAAATGTATAAAGTTTCTCAATAAACTCTATTAAAGCATTTCTATCTTCCAATAATTTTGCATATTTTTCATCTAATTTCGCTATTTCTTCTCCTTCTAGTACAATAAGAAGTTTAAAAAATTTCGTAATTTCTTGAACCAAATTTGAATTTTTTCCACAACAATCCTTTATATATACATATATTGGTGCTTCCTTTTTTTCTATTTTTTCTATAAAAGCTGTTAAAACTCTTTTAAAACCATCACTATCTAAAAGTGATTCTGAGTTATTACAATATTTTACAGTAAAATTTATAGTAATACTATTTCTATTGATTGTTGCTTCTTGTCTCATTATAAAATCCTCCTAGAATATCTATTTTAGATATACATTATCATATTAATATATTAAAGTCAAGATAAAAATAAAAAATATTTTCTTGTTATAAAATTAATAAAAAATATTTTTTATAATTTTGAATGAATTTGAAGGATTTGAAAGAAAATGATTGATTTTTATAAAAAATTATGTTATATTCATATTGAAGATATAGAGGTGATATCGTTATGAATGTTCGTAGATTTGACATAATTTTAAAAATTTTACAAACTAATAAAACTATAAAAGTCCAAGAGTTAATGGAGAAGCTTAATGTTTCTGAGGCAACTATTCGACGTGATCTAAATACCTTAGAAAAAAATGGTAAAATAAAAAGAGTTCATGGTGGAGCTGTTTTAAATCTTAGTAATGAAGAAGATATAATTTCGAAAAAGACTATTCATTCTAAAGCAAAAGAAAAAATAGGAAAACTAGCTAGCCAATATATAAAAGATGGAGATACTATATACCTTGATGCTGGAACTACAACTGAAGCTTTGATTAAGTTTCTTGAGTATAAGAAAAATATAAAAGTTGTCACTAATGGAATCTCTCATCTTGAGATATTAAATAGATATGGAATTGAAACTTATTTACTAGGTGGAGAAGCTAAATTTACTACTGGAGCTACAGTTGGTATTGGAGCTATTCACTCTTTAAGAACTTACAATATAGATATTGCTTTTATTGGTACAAACGGGGTTACTAAAGAAGGATATTCTACTCCAGATACAAAAGAAGCAATGATAAAAAGTGAAGTTGTAAATAGAGCTAATCAAGTTTATTTTTTATGTGATTCATCAAAATTTGGAAAAAAATCCTTTGTTATATTTGCTTCATTAGAAGATGGAAAACTTATTACTGAAGGAGATATTCCAAACGAGCTAACTGTACAATAATTTTTAGGAGGAAAATATGATATATACATTAACACTTAATCCAGCTATAGATTATTATATGAGTATGGATAATTTTAAATTAGGAGAGTTAAACTCTTTAGAAGAGGGATATACTTTACCAGGAGGAAAAGGTATCAACGTTTCTAAAGTTTTAAAAAATTTTTCTGTAGAAAGTAAAGCTTTAGGATTTGTTGGAGGATTTACTGGAGATTATATTATTAATCACTTAAAAGGATATGATATTTCTAGTGACTTTATTGAGCTTAAAGAAAATACAAGAATCAACATAAAATTAAAAACAAAGGATTCAGAAACTGAGATTGCAGGAAAATCTCCTACTATTTCTGATGAAAATATCAAAGAATTACTAGAAAAATTTAGAGATATTAAATCTGAAGATATAGTAATTCTTTCTGGAAGTGTTCCTAATTCAGTTACTAAAAATATCTATGCTGATATTATAAATATTTTACCAAAAGATTGTAAGGTTATTTTAGATACTAGAGGAGTTCCTTTTGTAGAAGGATTAAAAGCAGGAGTATTTTTAACAAAGCCAAACAATCATGAGTTGGAAGAGTTTTTCAATAAGAAATTAAATACTTTGGAAGAGATTATCCAAGCTGGAAAAGATTTACAAGCTTTAGGAAGTAAAAATGTACTAATTTCTTTAGGAAAAGATGGTTCTATATTAATTACTGAAAAAGATGTATATATAGGAAATACTCCTCAAGGTAAATTAATCAGTTCTGTTGGAGCTGGAGATTCTATGGTAGCTGGTGTTGTTTATGGAATAGCAACTGGAAATTCCTTAGAGGAAAGCTATAAATACGGAATAGCTTCTGGAAGTTCTACTGCTTTTTCAGAAGGACTTACAACTTTTGAAGGTATGAATAACTTATTAAATAAAATAGAGATAAAAAAATATTAAGGGAGGCTCAAATGATAACAAATTTACTTACACGTGAGTGTATAAACTTAAATTTAAAAGGGCAAACAAAACAAGAAATTATTGATGAAATGGTAGAAATTCTTTATCAAGGTGGTAAATTAAATGATAAAGAAGAGTATAAAAAGGCTATTTTAGCAAGAGAAGCTCAAAGTTCAACTGGACTTGAAGAGGGAATTGCAATACCTCATGCTAAAACTTCAGCTGTAAAGATACCAAGTATAGCTTTTGGATTATCAAAAAATGGTGTTGATTATGAATCTTTAGATGGAGAACCATCAAAACTATTTTTTATGATAGCAGCTCCAGCTAACGCATCTAATACTCATATTGAAATTTTATCAAAATTAACAACAATGTTATTAGATGATGAAATAAGAGAAAAACTTTTAGAAGTAAAAACTCCTGAAGAGGTAATATCTATTCTTACCTCTGATGTTAAAGAGGAAAAAGTTGAAGAGGTATCTCAAGGATATCCAGAAGTCTTAGCAGTAACAGCTTGCCCTACTGGAATAGCTCATACTTATATGGCTGCTGATGCACTTATAAAAAAGGCTAAAGATATGGGAGTTAACATTAAAGTAGAAACAAATGGTTCTACAGGTGTAAAAAATGAGATAACTGCAGAAGAAATAAAGCATGCAAAGGGAATAATTGTTGCTGCAGATAAAAATGTTGAAATGGAAAGATTTGCTGGAAAACATGTTGAGATAGTTCCTGTAAAAGAGAGAATAAAAAATCCTGAAACTTTAATAAAAAATGCTTTAAATCAGACTGCTCCTATATATAATGTAACTACTGGTGGTGAAAAAACAGCTACTAAGAAAGAAAAGACTGGTTTCTATAAACACCTTATGTCAGGGGTATCAAATATGTTACCATTTGTTGTTGGTGGAGGTATATTAATAGCAATATCATTTATGTTTGGTATTCAAGCTAGCAACCCTAATGATCCTTCATTCCACCCAATAGCAAAATTATTAAGTGATATTGGTGGAGGAAACGCTTTCTTCTTAATGATACCTGTTATGGCTGGATTTATTGGAATGAGTATAGCTGATAGACCAGGTTTTGCTCCTGCTATGGTTGGAGGACTTATCTCTTTAAATAATGGTGGAGGATTCCTTGGTGGTCTTATTGGAGGATTCCTTGGTGGATATGTTGTAGTTTTATTAAAGAAAGTTTTTGCTAAATTACCATCTAGTTTAGAAGGATTAAAACCTGTTTTATTATATCCACTATTTGGTATTTTCATAACAGGAGCTTTAATGTATGGAGTTATTATCAATCCAATAGCAGCTCTTAACACTGGAGTCACTAATTTCTTACAAGGTTTAGGAACTGGAAATCTAGTTCTATTAGGAGCTTTAGTTGCTGGAATGATGGCTGTCGATATGGGAGGACCTGTAAATAAAAGTGCATTTACTTTCGGTATTATGATGATAACAGCTGGAAATTTCTATCCACATGCTGCTGTAATGGCTGGAGGAATGGTACCACCTCTTGGAATAGCTTTAGCTACTACTTTCTTTAAAAATAAATTCACTCAAGATGAGAGAGATGCTGGTAAAGTTTGCTACATAATGGGACTATCTTTTATTACAGAGGGGGCTATTCCATTTGCTGCTGCTGACCCAATTAGAGTTATCCCAGCTTGTATAGTTGGTTCTGCTCTAGCAGGAGGATTATCTATGTTCTTTAGAGTACAATTACCTGCTCCTCATGGAGGATTATTTGTACTCCCAGTTGTAACTAATCCAGTTATGTATCTAATATCTATTATTATTGGTTCTGTTGTTACAGCTTTAATTTTAGGATTCATTAAAAAACCAGTACAAGAATAAATTTTAATATTTTATTATAGTAAAAGAGTGTCGCCATAAAAGGTAACACTCTTTTTTATTGCTGAATTTAATTATTTTCAAATTTTTTACAACTATTTCTCTCTATAATATTGTGCGGTACAATAATTTTAGTTGGTAACAAATTAGGATCTTTTATATGTCTTATAATTTGTAAAGCACTTTCTAGACCTAATTGATAATTATTTATATCTATACAAGTTAACTGAGGATTAGTTAAAGTTGTAAGCAATGTATTATTAAAAGTTATAATTGATAGATCCTTAGGTACATGTTTATTTATATTTAAAAGAATTTTTTCTAATAGAAGAGCTATTATATCATCTAATGCAATTATTGCAGTTGGAGAATGCTCAGATAAAAATAGCTCTTGTAGCTCTAAAGTATCTTTCTCTAAAGCTAAATTTTTTTCTAAACAATATTCCTGCTTGATCTCAATATTATTTTCAAGAAGAGAAGAGATATATCCTGCCTTTCTATCTTGAACAAATATTCTATTTCCTTGATTATAAAGAAAACCTATTTTTTTATGTCCAAGTTTTATTAAATAATCTGTTGCATCTTTTCCAGCTGTAATATTATCATTATCAATATAAATAGTATTATTTATATTCTTACTTGGTTTTCCTATAATTGTATAAATTTGATTATTTTTATTTAAATATTCTAAAATTGGATCATTATCCTTTGAATATAGTAAAATAAAACCCTTTACCTTACCACTATTTATAATTGATTTTATAGATTTTAATAATTCCTTTTCTGAGTTTCCAGATATAGAGGTAGTGGTATATTATTGCATATATCTTCTCTACCATCAAATTATGGAATTGGAACTTTTGGAGAAGAAGCTTATAAGTTTGTAGATTTTTTAAAATATTCGGGACAAACTTACTGGCAAATATTACCATTAGGACAAACAAGTTATGGAGATTCTCCTTATCAATCATTTTCTATAAATGCTGGAAACCCTTATTTTATAGATTTAGATATTCTTGCTTATGAAGGACTTTTAAAACAAGAGGAGTACCAAACTCTTAATTGGGGTGATAATCCGACACTAATAGACTATGAATTAATGTATAATTTGAGATACCATATTTTAGAAAAAGCTTTTACAAGATTTAACCTAAAAGAAGATGGATATATAAAATTTTTAGAACAAGAAAAAAATTGGTTAGAAGATTATGCTCTTTTTATGGCTATAAAAAAAGCTAATAATGACTATTCTTGGGAAAAATGGAGTGAAAAATTTAGAAAAAAAGACCCTGAAACCCTAAAATGTTTTATAAAAAATAATAGAGAAAAAATTGAGTTTTGGAAATTTTTACAATATAAATTTTATACTCAATGGAGAAATCTGAAAAATTATGCAAATAAAAATGGAATAAAAATTATAGGAGATATTCCTATATACGTAGCTTATGATAGTGTAGAGGTATGGAAAAATCCAGAATATTTTCAACTAGATGAACACCTTAATATGATATCTGTAGCTGGATGTCCTCCAGATGCTTTCTCTGCAATTGGTCAATTATGGGGAAATCCCCTATATAATTGGGAATATATGGAAAAGACCAAATATAATTGGTGGATAGATCGGCTAAAAAGTGCTACAACTCTTTATGATATTGTAAGAATAGATCACTTTAGAGGATTTGAAAGCTATTATTCTATTCCTGCTAATGAAACTACTGCTTTAAATGGAAAATGGCAGAAAGGACCAGGAATAAAATTATTCAATAGAATAAAGGAAGAGCTTGGAGAACTAAATTTAATAGCTGAAGATCTTGGTTATCTTACAGAAGATGTTATACAACTTTTAAAAGAAACCGGATATCCAGGAATGAAACTTATGCAATTTGCTTTTGATTCTAGAGAAGGGGGAGATTACTTACCACACAATTATACTCAAAATAGTGTAGCGTATATTGGAACTCATGATAATAATACTGCTTTGGGATGGATACTTTCTACTAATAGTAATGATATCGAATATATGAGAAGTTATTTAGATATTTATACTTCTAATGATAAGGAAACTGTTTGGAAAATGATCTCTAGGACAATGGCTGTTACAAGTAATGTTGTTATTATTCAGATGCAAGATTATTTAGGATTAGGAGATGAAGCTAGGATGAATGTACCTTCTACTATTGGGGGTAACTGGTGTTGGAGAATGTGGAAAAATGCTACTGATGAAAGATTAATTCAAAGTATGTTACATATAACTGGATTATACAAAAGAATAAGAAAAAGCAATTAAAATATAAAACTTAAAAAGTTGATTAACCTAACCCATGTCAAGTTAATCAACTTTTATAGTTTGTATTACTTTAATTTTTAATTATTCTACTACAAATTCAACTCTATTATTATAAGCATCTTTTATTGCTCCAAGAATATCTCCATGACTATCCTTTAAACTCATTGTTGCTCCTGCTACAACATCAAGAAGTTCACTTTTCTCCTTTTCAGATAATTTTCCATATTTAACTTTATCTTGTTCATTTCTACTTTTTGCTTTAAGTGGTCTACCATTTACATCAGAAGTATTCTTAGAAAACCACTCTTCTATCTCAGCTATAGTTTTTCCTTTAAAATAGCTTTCAAAAAAATCCATCTGTTTATTCCACTCATTACGTGGATTCATTCCATAAGCTTCTCCACGCTCACGCTTTGTTTTCCATTCATTTACCTCTTTAGAAATATTTTCTACAGTATTAGAAGATACTCCTGTAACCTTTCCACTTTCATGATCTGTTATATTATATCCTTGTGTATTAGGCCACCCAGAAAAATGTGGCATAGAAGCTCCGTCATAATTAGGCGTACTTACCTCAAGGGCATCAACTCTTAAATTTACAACTCTTCCAGCTTCATCAAAAACACCAGCTGCTGTTACATAATTAAAACTATATACCTCTACTCCTTTATCATCTTTTCCAGGTCCTACTCTAAAGTTACTGCTTTTTCCCAATCCTTGATACATTTTAGTAGCTGCAAACAAACAATTAGATGATAAAATTAATCCAGTTACAAGAAATACTTTTAAAATTCTTTTACTTTTCATTACAATCTTCCTCCTTAAAAACATTAGATATATGATTATATATTATATATTAAGTTCTGTAATAAATCAATATTAAAAAAATTAGTAAATTTTTTATCTTTATTTTTTGTAACCTTATTGACTCTCAATAAAAAATCTCCTATATTATAATTAGACTACATTCAAATTATTAATAAAAAGGGGGATAAACTGTGGAAAAAAAGAGATTTCTAAAATATTAAACAATCCTGAAATTTTTCAAATAAATAGATTAGAAGCATATTCAGATCATCTATATTTTGAAACTTTAGATTCTGCTAAAAACTTAGAGGAGATTGAACTTAAACAAAGTTTGAACGGAACTTGGAAATTTCAATTTAGTAAAAATCTAGATGAAAGAGAAGAAGAAGTTTTACAAAGAAAATTTTGATTCAAACCATTTTAAAGATATTATTGTCCCAGGGCATATTCAATTACAAGGTTTTGATAGGATGCAATATATCAATACTTTATATCCTTGGGATGGAAGAGAGCAGCTAAGACCACCTCATATATCTGAAGTTGATAATCCTATTGGAAGTTATATTAAAGAGTTTGAATTAAATGATAATCTTATCAATAAAGATATATTTATCTCATTTCAAGGAGTAGAAACAGCTTTTTCTTTTTGGATTAATGGTAATTTTGTAGGATATAGTGAAGATTCCTTTACTCCATCTGAATTTGAAATAACAACTTTTTTAAAAAAAGGAGTAAATAAGATAGCTGTAGAAGTATATAAAAGAAGTAGTGCTAGTTGGTTAGAAGATCAAGATTTTTGGAGATTTTCTGGAATTTTTAGAGAGGTTTATCTCTACGCTATTCCTAAACTTCATATCAAAGACCTCTTTATAAAAACAAAGTTAAAAGATAATTTTAAAAAAGCTGATATTAAGGTAGAGTGTCTTTTTAATAATAAAAACTTAAATGGATATTTTAAAGCTGAAGTTTACGATCATAATAAAAATAAAATTTTAGAAACTCCAAAACAAAAAATAAATGAAAAATCAGAAATATTATTTTCATTAGATAATATTAAACTTTGGAGTGCTGAATTTCCAAATCTTTATAAGTTACTCATAATAATAGAGGATGAAGATAAAAACATAGTAGAAGTTATTCCACAAAACTTTGGACTAAGAGAGTTTAAATTAGAAAATGGAATTATGCTTTTAAATGGAAAAAGAATAGTATTTAAAGGTATTAATAGACATGAATTTAATCATAAAACAGGAAGAGCTATCTCTAAAGAAGATATGCTTTGGGATATTAAATTTATGAAAAAATATAATATAAACGCTGTGAGAACTTCTCATTATCCTAATCAATCCTACTGGTATAAACTGTGTGATGAATTTGGAATATATGTAATAGATGAAACAAACTTAGAAAGCCATGGTTCTTGGCAAAAAATGGGAGCTTGTGAGCCTTCATGGAATGTTCCTGGAGATAAACCTGAATGGAGAGAGTGTGTTCTAGATAGAGCTAAATCTATGTTAGAAAGGGATAAAAATCATCCTTCCATTCTTATTTGGTCTTGTGGTAACGAATCCTATGCTGGTGAAAATATCTTAACAATGACAGATTTTTTTCATAAAAGAGATAACTCTAGGGTTGTACATTATGAGGGATGTTTTTGGAATAGAAAATATGACAAAATTTCAGATATGGAAAGTAGAATGTATGCTAAAGCAAAAGATATTATCAAATACTTAGAAAACGATCCTCAAAAACCA from Candidatus Fusobacterium pullicola includes:
- the malQ gene encoding 4-alpha-glucanotransferase — protein: MLLHISSLPSNYGIGTFGEEAYKFVDFLKYSGQTYWQILPLGQTSYGDSPYQSFSINAGNPYFIDLDILAYEGLLKQEEYQTLNWGDNPTLIDYELMYNLRYHILEKAFTRFNLKEDGYIKFLEQEKNWLEDYALFMAIKKANNDYSWEKWSEKFRKKDPETLKCFIKNNREKIEFWKFLQYKFYTQWRNLKNYANKNGIKIIGDIPIYVAYDSVEVWKNPEYFQLDEHLNMISVAGCPPDAFSAIGQLWGNPLYNWEYMEKTKYNWWIDRLKSATTLYDIVRIDHFRGFESYYSIPANETTALNGKWQKGPGIKLFNRIKEELGELNLIAEDLGYLTEDVIQLLKETGYPGMKLMQFAFDSREGGDYLPHNYTQNSVAYIGTHDNNTALGWILSTNSNDIEYMRSYLDIYTSNDKETVWKMISRTMAVTSNVVIIQMQDYLGLGDEARMNVPSTIGGNWCWRMWKNATDERLIQSMLHITGLYKRIRKSN
- a CDS encoding DeoR/GlpR family DNA-binding transcription regulator: MNVRRFDIILKILQTNKTIKVQELMEKLNVSEATIRRDLNTLEKNGKIKRVHGGAVLNLSNEEDIISKKTIHSKAKEKIGKLASQYIKDGDTIYLDAGTTTEALIKFLEYKKNIKVVTNGISHLEILNRYGIETYLLGGEAKFTTGATVGIGAIHSLRTYNIDIAFIGTNGVTKEGYSTPDTKEAMIKSEVVNRANQVYFLCDSSKFGKKSFVIFASLEDGKLITEGDIPNELTVQ
- a CDS encoding substrate-binding domain-containing protein, yielding MSGNSEKELLKSIKSIINSGKVKGFILLYSKDNDPILEYLNKNNQIYTIIGKPSKNINNTIYIDNDNITAGKDATDYLIKLGHKKIGFLYNQGNRIFVQDRKAGYISSLLENNIEIKQEYCLEKNLALEKDTLELQELFLSEHSPTAIIALDDIIALLLEKILLNINKHVPKDLSIITFNNTLLTTLTNPQLTCIDINNYQLGLESALQIIRHIKDPNLLPTKIIVPHNIIERNSCKKFENN
- a CDS encoding fructose-specific PTS transporter subunit EIIC, translating into MITNLLTRECINLNLKGQTKQEIIDEMVEILYQGGKLNDKEEYKKAILAREAQSSTGLEEGIAIPHAKTSAVKIPSIAFGLSKNGVDYESLDGEPSKLFFMIAAPANASNTHIEILSKLTTMLLDDEIREKLLEVKTPEEVISILTSDVKEEKVEEVSQGYPEVLAVTACPTGIAHTYMAADALIKKAKDMGVNIKVETNGSTGVKNEITAEEIKHAKGIIVAADKNVEMERFAGKHVEIVPVKERIKNPETLIKNALNQTAPIYNVTTGGEKTATKKEKTGFYKHLMSGVSNMLPFVVGGGILIAISFMFGIQASNPNDPSFHPIAKLLSDIGGGNAFFLMIPVMAGFIGMSIADRPGFAPAMVGGLISLNNGGGFLGGLIGGFLGGYVVVLLKKVFAKLPSSLEGLKPVLLYPLFGIFITGALMYGVIINPIAALNTGVTNFLQGLGTGNLVLLGALVAGMMAVDMGGPVNKSAFTFGIMMITAGNFYPHAAVMAGGMVPPLGIALATTFFKNKFTQDERDAGKVCYIMGLSFITEGAIPFAAADPIRVIPACIVGSALAGGLSMFFRVQLPAPHGGLFVLPVVTNPVMYLISIIIGSVVTALILGFIKKPVQE
- the pfkB gene encoding 1-phosphofructokinase; the protein is MIYTLTLNPAIDYYMSMDNFKLGELNSLEEGYTLPGGKGINVSKVLKNFSVESKALGFVGGFTGDYIINHLKGYDISSDFIELKENTRINIKLKTKDSETEIAGKSPTISDENIKELLEKFRDIKSEDIVILSGSVPNSVTKNIYADIINILPKDCKVILDTRGVPFVEGLKAGVFLTKPNNHELEEFFNKKLNTLEEIIQAGKDLQALGSKNVLISLGKDGSILITEKDVYIGNTPQGKLISSVGAGDSMVAGVVYGIATGNSLEESYKYGIASGSSTAFSEGLTTFEGMNNLLNKIEIKKY
- a CDS encoding phosphoenolpyruvate carboxykinase, with the protein product MRQEATINRNSITINFTVKYCNNSESLLDSDGFKRVLTAFIEKIEKKEAPIYVYIKDCCGKNSNLVQEITKFFKLLIVLEGEEIAKLDEKYAKLLEDRNALIEFIEKLYTFWRKYERYAIVRNSKKGEGLQNVNFIDAINNFKNLILSTYRQIEETIMGYKHRVYRQLSAGINAGIILNDMNRSCPAEYSFLERVPFIETIILQPPFITYPKRNTRTGIFQEVFENPLKDVCINEENWFCYPAKVGESLAFIYFDRYFMSQGIALCNLFELAREEEYKNRRPDIIYVYGVKDYDTEMKTVFYDDKENNMIIGYANYSEDIDYFGYMKKMILTLHNLRMIQKGGLPIHGAMVNIIMKNGKKYNVVIMGDSGAGKSESLEAFRNLSEQYVKDMKVIFDDMGTLLLNPKGGAPLGFGTEIGAFVRLDDLDTGYAYKEIDRSIFMNPDKKNSRIIIPIASYNDIMKGYPVDFFFYANNYDKAEDNELEFFSNPEEAIEIFKAGKRMAKGTTSEVGIVDSYFANPFGPVQKQKETDILIDRFFKEMFAKGVKVGQIKTQLGIKGMEKAGPMKAAQKLFELIKD